A segment of the Kiloniellales bacterium genome:
TCATGATTCCGGAGACGCCGATGTAGAAGCCCAGGTCCAGGGCCGCCTCGGCCAGCGCCGGGCCCGCGGTGAAGCAGTGGATCACGCCGTTCAGGGCGCCGGCTTCGGCTTCCTCCCGCAGGATCGTGACGGTATCCGCATCGGCGTCCCGGGTGTGGACGATGAGCGGCAGGCCGGTCTCCCGGGCGGCCGCGATGTGGCTGCGAAAGCTGCGCTGCTGCGCCTCCCTCGGGCTGTGTTCGTAGAAGTAGTCGAGGCCCGTCTCGCCGATGCCGACGACCTCCGGCAGGTCCGCCAGGGCACAGAGCCGCTCCGGGGTCTCCTGCCCCTCCTCCGCCGCTTCGTGCGGATGCACGCCGACCGAACAGGAAACCTCGGGAAAGCGCTGCGCAATACCCCGGACGACGTCGAACTCGGAGAGCTTGGTGCAGATCGTCACCATCGCCGAGACCCCGGCCCGGCGCGCCCGGCCGACGATCTCCTCGAGGTCGCCGTCGCGCGCCAGGTAGTCGAGGTGACAGTGGGAATCGATCAGCATCGTCCGGTCTCACAGGGCTGGCCCCGATCCGAGACATCGCATCGCGACGTCCCGGC
Coding sequences within it:
- a CDS encoding TatD family hydrolase; this translates as MLIDSHCHLDYLARDGDLEEIVGRARRAGVSAMVTICTKLSEFDVVRGIAQRFPEVSCSVGVHPHEAAEEGQETPERLCALADLPEVVGIGETGLDYFYEHSPREAQQRSFRSHIAAARETGLPLIVHTRDADADTVTILREEAEAGALNGVIHCFTAGPALAEAALDLGFYIGVSGIMTFKKAEELRETLRRVPLERLLVETDAPYLAPVPRRGKRNEPAFVVHTAAALAELKAVTADELAQVTTNNFYDLFDRAARPAAA